One genomic region from bacterium encodes:
- a CDS encoding 4Fe-4S binding protein translates to MSAATVELEGLASEYRNLTAFHKRRIIVCAGTGCVAGGSRQVLAAFERELTVHGMESETELRFEHEHNAPAVRLSGSGCQGFCQMGPLVRVLPEGIMYIKVKAEDVPEIVENMLEGEGPVERLLYRDPASGALCPTTDDISFYKRQHRMVLASCGQLDPGEVREYVANGGYFAARRAWLEMTAESVCEEMELSGLRGRGGGGFPTGRKWRLTLAQPGPKKYVICNADEGDPGAFMDRSVMEGNPHSVIEGMLIAARAIGADEGYVYVRLEYPLAVERVRKAVADAEREGILGGNVFGSGLPFNIHVMEGAGAFVCGEETALIASIEGRRGMPAPKPPFPAQSGLWGKPTVINNVETLATVPLVIGRGVAEFRGLGTAKSPGTKTFALTGHVVNTGLIEVPLGTTLREIVMEIGGGVTDDQGQPTGEIFKAVQIGGPSGGCLTPENLDLPLDFDSLQGVGAMVGSGGLVVMNNATCMVSVARFFMQFTQNESCGKCVLCREGTKQMLALLDDIIEGRADESTLALLEELAKAVRVGSLCGLGKTAPNPVLSTMRQFRAEYEAHVFQKRCPTGRCKALAAPAIDPALCIGCTACARKCPVGAISGERRAPHRIDPALCIKCGACAAACKFKAISGV, encoded by the coding sequence ATGTCGGCGGCGACTGTGGAACTTGAGGGATTGGCCAGTGAATACCGCAACCTGACCGCTTTTCACAAGCGGCGGATCATTGTCTGCGCCGGGACCGGCTGCGTGGCCGGCGGCTCGCGCCAGGTGCTGGCGGCTTTCGAGCGTGAGCTGACCGTCCACGGAATGGAGAGCGAGACCGAGCTGCGGTTCGAGCACGAGCATAACGCGCCCGCGGTGCGGCTTTCGGGCAGCGGCTGCCAGGGGTTCTGCCAGATGGGGCCGCTGGTGCGGGTGCTGCCCGAGGGCATCATGTATATTAAGGTAAAAGCTGAGGACGTGCCCGAGATAGTCGAGAACATGCTTGAGGGCGAGGGCCCGGTGGAGCGCCTGTTGTACCGCGACCCGGCCAGCGGCGCGCTCTGTCCCACCACGGATGATATCTCATTTTACAAGCGCCAGCACCGCATGGTCCTGGCCAGCTGCGGCCAGCTCGACCCGGGCGAGGTGCGCGAGTACGTGGCCAACGGCGGCTATTTCGCGGCGCGGCGGGCCTGGCTCGAGATGACGGCCGAGTCGGTCTGCGAGGAGATGGAGCTGTCGGGCCTGCGCGGCCGCGGCGGCGGCGGGTTCCCCACCGGCCGTAAGTGGCGCCTGACCCTGGCCCAGCCCGGGCCCAAGAAATACGTGATCTGCAACGCCGATGAGGGCGACCCCGGCGCGTTCATGGACCGCAGCGTGATGGAGGGCAACCCGCACAGCGTGATCGAGGGTATGTTGATCGCCGCGCGGGCCATCGGGGCGGATGAGGGCTATGTCTACGTGCGCCTGGAGTACCCGCTGGCCGTGGAGCGCGTGCGCAAGGCCGTGGCGGATGCCGAGCGCGAGGGCATCCTGGGCGGCAACGTGTTCGGCAGCGGGCTGCCGTTCAATATCCACGTGATGGAGGGCGCGGGGGCTTTTGTCTGCGGCGAGGAGACCGCGCTCATCGCCTCAATCGAGGGCCGTCGCGGCATGCCGGCGCCCAAGCCCCCCTTTCCGGCCCAGAGCGGGCTGTGGGGCAAGCCCACTGTGATCAACAATGTCGAGACCCTGGCCACCGTGCCGCTCGTCATCGGACGCGGCGTGGCCGAGTTCCGCGGCCTGGGCACCGCCAAGTCGCCCGGGACCAAGACTTTCGCCCTGACCGGCCACGTGGTGAACACCGGCCTGATCGAGGTCCCGCTGGGCACCACGTTGCGCGAGATCGTGATGGAGATCGGCGGCGGCGTGACCGATGACCAGGGCCAGCCCACGGGCGAGATATTCAAGGCCGTGCAGATCGGCGGGCCCTCGGGCGGCTGCCTGACCCCCGAGAACCTGGATCTGCCGCTCGATTTCGACTCCCTGCAGGGCGTGGGCGCGATGGTCGGCTCGGGCGGCCTGGTGGTGATGAACAACGCCACCTGCATGGTCAGCGTGGCCCGTTTCTTCATGCAGTTCACCCAGAACGAGTCCTGCGGCAAGTGCGTGCTCTGCCGCGAGGGCACCAAGCAGATGCTGGCCCTGCTGGATGACATTATCGAGGGCCGGGCGGACGAGAGCACCCTGGCCCTGCTGGAGGAGCTGGCCAAGGCTGTGCGCGTGGGTTCGCTCTGCGGGCTGGGCAAGACCGCGCCCAACCCGGTGCTCTCCACCATGCGCCAGTTCCGGGCCGAGTACGAGGCCCATGTGTTCCAGAAGCGCTGCCCCACGGGCCGCTGCAAGGCTCTGGCCGCGCCCGCCATCGATCCGGCGCTGTGCATCGGCTGCACGGCCTGCGCGCGCAAGTGCCCGGTGGGGGCGATCTCGGGCGAGCGGCGCGCCCCGCACCGCATCGACCCGGCGCTCTGTATCAAGTGCGGCGCCTGCGCCGCGGCCTGCAAATTCAAAGCGATCAGCGGAGTGTGA
- a CDS encoding NAD(P)H-dependent oxidoreductase subunit E: protein MPEKRAVERAATARSFEKVCRILDSHHRQPSRLIPILQEIQHEYRYLPEEVLTFVATSLGLPPARVYGVATFYAHFALEPKGKYVVRLCDGTACHVKHSTTILDALRAKLGLAGGTVTTRDMLFTVETVSCLGACGLAPVMVVNETVYGQMTPEKATAVLDEIIAKEKNESEAE, encoded by the coding sequence ATGCCTGAGAAAAGAGCTGTCGAACGCGCTGCCACGGCCAGAAGCTTCGAGAAAGTCTGCCGAATCCTGGACAGCCACCACCGTCAACCGTCCCGGCTGATCCCCATCCTGCAGGAGATCCAGCACGAGTACCGCTACCTGCCCGAGGAGGTGCTGACCTTTGTCGCCACCTCGCTCGGACTGCCGCCGGCGCGGGTCTACGGCGTGGCCACTTTCTACGCCCATTTCGCCCTGGAGCCCAAGGGCAAGTATGTGGTGCGTCTGTGCGACGGCACGGCCTGCCACGTGAAGCACTCCACCACCATCCTGGACGCCCTGCGCGCCAAGCTCGGACTGGCGGGCGGCACGGTCACCACGCGCGACATGCTGTTCACCGTGGAGACCGTCTCCTGCCTGGGCGCCTGCGGCCTGGCCCCGGTGATGGTGGTCAACGAAACGGTGTACGGCCAGATGACTCCCGAGAAAGCCACGGCCGTGCTGGATGAGATCATCGCAAAAGAAAAGAACGAAAGCGAGGCGGAGTGA
- a CDS encoding redox-sensing transcriptional repressor Rex encodes MSDQLRSYPVNSIKRMPAYLRLVRALDARGERLVSSSTIAAELGLDPIQVRKDIQLTGMIGRPKLGYTTHELAVAIERFLGWNDTSLAFLVGAGSLGSAVLGYSSFQSNGLDIAVAFDRDPARIGRTIHGKEVLPVDKLPDLAQRMHPHIGIITVPAAVAQEVAELLYYGGIRAIWNFAPVTLSMPASVVVENVHLSASLAVLTARMKGLQQSNA; translated from the coding sequence ATGTCCGATCAGCTCAGATCCTATCCGGTCAACAGCATCAAGCGCATGCCGGCCTACCTGCGCCTGGTGCGCGCCCTGGATGCGCGCGGCGAGCGCCTTGTCTCCTCCTCCACCATCGCCGCCGAGCTGGGGCTCGACCCGATCCAGGTCCGCAAGGACATCCAGCTCACCGGCATGATCGGCCGTCCCAAACTCGGTTACACCACCCATGAGCTGGCCGTGGCCATCGAGCGTTTTCTGGGCTGGAACGACACCAGCCTGGCGTTCCTGGTGGGGGCGGGCAGCCTGGGCTCGGCCGTCCTGGGCTACAGCAGCTTCCAGAGCAACGGTCTGGACATCGCCGTGGCTTTCGACCGCGACCCGGCCCGTATCGGGCGCACGATCCACGGCAAGGAGGTCCTGCCCGTGGACAAGCTGCCCGACCTGGCCCAGCGCATGCACCCGCATATCGGGATCATCACCGTGCCGGCGGCCGTGGCCCAGGAGGTGGCCGAGCTGCTGTACTACGGCGGCATCCGGGCGATCTGGAATTTCGCCCCGGTCACCCTGTCCATGCCCGCCAGCGTGGTGGTGGAGAACGTGCATCTTTCGGCCTCGCTCGCGGTGCTCACCGCGCGCATGAAAGGCCTGCAACAGAGCAATGCCTGA